The following proteins are co-located in the Salvelinus fontinalis isolate EN_2023a chromosome 41, ASM2944872v1, whole genome shotgun sequence genome:
- the LOC129840738 gene encoding putative potassium channel regulatory protein, whose product MSAQDLITFNIGGKKFTTTLSTLRRHQDSRIARILDGKDTDFKVISGQVFVDRDWTFFKYILDYMRTGQITLPAEFSDYNGLAQEAQFYGLHPLALWVERNIHRSRVEVLELRFSVQDTHGFFQIFCSNNKTLEALATRISIFVEHPNLNGNFPHLPQNSSTPHPVPVQRPSHHDMVFQCGTDQLARDDFSARFVTIEPDDRKLLNSTNVLGLLVDTLLKDGFRLIDTRTVSQEEKIECYMFERSRNTQIVVLSETPRAEHLRREDTQSQLGEEKKK is encoded by the exons ATGAGTGCCCAGGACTTAATAACATTCAATATTGGAGGTAAGAAATTCACCACTACTCTGTCAACTCTCAGAAGACACCAAGACTCAAGAATAGCTAGGATCCTGGATGGCAAAGACACAGATTTTAAAGTTATCAGTGGACAAGTTTTTGTAGATAGAGATTGGACTTTCTTTAAATACATCCTGGATTATATGAGGACAGGTCAAATCACCTTGCCAGCAGAATTCTCTGACTACAATGGCTTGGCTCAAGAAGCACAGTTCTACGGTTTGCATCCATTGGCACTTTGGGTTGAAAGGAACATCCATCGATCCAGAGTTGAGGTTCTAGAGTTGCGCTTCTCTGTCCAGGATACTCACGGATTCTTCCAAATATTCTGCTCCAACAACAAAACTCTGGAGGCTTTGGCGACAAGGATATCCATTTTCGTGGAACATCCAAATCTGAATGGAAATTTCCCACACCTGCCTCAGAACTCCAGCACACCTCATCCTGTACCGGTCCAGAGACCCTCTCACCACGACATGGTGTTCCAATGTGGGACTGACCAACTAGCCAGGGACGACTTCTCTGCCAG GTTTGTAACTATTGAGCCGGATGACAGAAAGCTTCTCAACAGCACCAACGTCCTGGGCCTGCTGGTAGACACCCTTCTGAAGGATGGGTTTCGCCTGATCGACACAAGGACAGTTTCCCAAGAGGAGAAGATTGAATGCTACATGTTTGAAAGGAGCAGGAATACCCAGATCGTTGTACTGAGTGAAACCCCCAGGGCAGAACATCTCAgaagagaggacacacagagCCAGCTTGGTGAAGAAAAGAAAAAGTGA
- the LOC129840521 gene encoding guanylate cyclase soluble subunit beta-2-like, giving the protein MYGFINTCLKSLVIEKFGEETWEKLRTLAEVQDTFMTYEIYDDVITLRLVQEACTMLDMPSEVVLKLFGEYFFSFCKMAGYDTMLRTLGGNLVEFIENLDALHSYLALSYQEMNAPSFRVEKNDDGRMLLHYYSDRKGLYHIVPGIIEAVAKDFFDSEVCMTILNQSEEDERTGKKEHVVFLVSQRSRGSKRDFCPQREKEHQAEALERKRARCASLPHCPAGKRSRWDMVRSVVMFGKDNLLKSFTPCYPDKLWMEEQAFCNAFPFHIVFDKQVRVKQTGINIQKFVPGLQTMDIRLDEYFSIVHPQVTFNIESIRKFINSQFVLKTRWEMVPLASQHQSMLKLRGQMVWMESLGCMVYLCSPKLRSLQELEERGLHISDIAQHDTTRDLILLNQQRLAEMELSNQLERKKEELRILSRHLEAEKKKTETLLYAMLPRHVANQLKEGKRVEAGEFQVCTILFSDVVTFTNICAACEPIQIVNMLNSMYSKFDRLTSVQDVYKVETIGDAYMVVGGVPIPADSHAERVANFALGMRIAAREVTNPITGQPIQIRVGLHTGPVLAGVVGDKMPRYCLFGDTVNTASRMESHGLPDHIHLSPFTYSALEDKGFDILERGEIQVKGKGLMTTYFLLQNLCVSEDTIMARGTGEPCVYRDNQQGAGESERDTEEPDSVRKEETTGQTTASASSCSDLTNEDTPFLGDTTPFQKGYLNDVNSRFCRLL; this is encoded by the exons ATG TACGGATTCATAAACACCTGTCTGAAATCTCTGGTCATTGAGAAATTTGGTGAAGAAACATGGGAGAAACTGAG GACCCTGGCAGAGGTCCAGGACACGTTCATGACTTATGAGATATACGATGATGTCATAACTCTGCGTCTGGTGCAGGAGGCATGTACAATGCTGG ACATGCCTTCTGAGGTGGTGCTGAAGCTTTTCGGGGAGTACTTCTTCAGCTTCTGTAAGATGGCGGGGTACGACACCATGCTGCGTACGCTAGGGGGGAACCTGGTGGAATTCATTGAGAACCTGGATGCCCTTCACAGTTACCTGGCTCTCTCCTACCAG GAGATGAACGCTCCCTCGTTCCGTGTGGAGAAGAACGACGATGGGAGGATGTTGCTTCATTACTACTCGGACAGGAAAGGCCTATATCACATTGTGCCAG GCATCATTGAGGCGGTGGCCAAAGACTTCTTTGACAGCGAAGTGTGCATGACCATCCTTAACCAATCAGAGGAGGATGAGCGCACAGGGAAGAAAGAGCATGTGGTCTTCCTGGTCTCTCAGAGGAGCAGAGGGTCAAAGAGGGATTTCTGTCCCCAAAGAGAGAAGGAG CATCAGGCAGAGGCATTGGAGAGGAAGAGAGCCAGGTGTGCCAGTCTGCCCCACTGCCCTGCTGGGAAAAGATCACGCTGGGACATGGTTAGGAGCGTTGTCATGTTTGGAAAAG ACAACCTTCTGAAGTCGTTCACACCCTGCTACCCAGATAAGCTGTGGATGGAGGAACAAGCATTCTGCAATGCCTTCCCTTTCCACATTGTCTTTGATAAACAGGTAAG GGTGAAGCAGACTGGGATTAACATCCAGAAGTTTGTCCCTGGGCTGCAGACGATGGACATACGTCTGGATGAGTACTTCAGCATTGTCCATCCGCAGGTGACCTTCAACATCGAGAGCATCAGGAAGTTCATCAACAGCCAGTTTGTCCTGAAGACCAGATGGGAGATGGTGCCACTGGCCTCTCAGCATCAGTCCATGCTCAAACTCAGAG GTCAGATGGTGTGGATGGAGTCTCTGGGCTGTATGGTGTACCTGTGCTCTCCGAAGCTGCGCAGCCTGCAGGAGTTGGAGGAGAGGGGTCTGCACATCTCCGACATCGCCCAGCACGACACCACCCGGGACCTCATCCTGCTTAACCAACAGCGTCTGGCCGAGATGGAGCTGTCCAATCAGCTGGAGCGCAAAA AGGAGGAGCTGAGGATCCTCTCACGCCACCTCGAGGCGGAGAAGAAGAAGACGGAGACTCTGCTCTACGCCATGTTGCCTCGCCACGTAGCCAACCAGCTGAAGGAGGGCAAGAGGGTGGAAGCAG GTGAGTTCCAGGTGTGCACCATCCTGTTCAGTGATGTGGTCACCTTCACCAATATCTGTGCTGCCTGCGAGCCCATCCAGATCGTCAACATGCTCAACTCCATGTACTCCAAGTTCGACCGCCTTACCAGCGTCCAAGACGTGTACAAG GTGGAGACTATTGGAGACGCCTACATGGTGGTGGGTGGGGTTCCCATTCCAGCTGACAGCCATGCAGAGCGGGTGGCCAACTTTGCCCTGGGTATGCGTATCGCTGCCCGGGAGGTGACCAACCCTATCACTGGGCAACCCATCCAG ATTCGGGTGGGTCTGCACACAGGTCCAGTGCTGGCTGGTGTGGTAGGGGACAAGATGCCTCGATACTGCCTGTTTGGAGATACGGTCAACACTGCCTCCCGCATGGAGAGTCACGGACTGCCTGACCACATACACCTCAGCCCCTTCACATACAG TGCGCTGGAAGATAAGGGCTTTGACATCCTGGAAAGAGGAGAGATCCAGGTGAAGGGAAAAGGCCTGATGACCACCTACTTCCTGCTGCAGaacctgtgtgtgtctgaggacACCATCATGGCCAGAGGGACAGGAGAGCCCTGCGTGTACAGAGACAACCAGCAGGGggcgggagagagcgagagag ACACAGAAGAACCAGACAGTGTGAGAAAGGAGGAAACGACTGGCCAAACCACGGCATCTGCTTCTTCTTGCAGTGACCTCACCAACGAAGACACACCTTTTCTGGGAGACACTACACCTTTTCAAAAGGGCTACCTCAACGACGTGAACTCACGATTCTGCCGACTGCTCTAA